A window of Gasterosteus aculeatus chromosome 9, fGasAcu3.hap1.1, whole genome shotgun sequence contains these coding sequences:
- the LOC120824583 gene encoding uncharacterized protein LOC120824583 — MESNLSCLSSLKEDTNPLYVQPHYRESYRLAIYALLCGGKEAYEEFLRAEQIGHFLSEEEILYVFQHAELPAADDPPPAGGKQVEDRAGPSTYFPTESDEEVPDLELGWPQVALGSEDTSISLLFNPPRRNTPTIKEVVRKQIQEARQVIAIAMDVFTDLDIFKEIISAALRGVMVYILLDDSKFRSFLTMSQRVGINVQDFKNIRVRTVCGQRYQCQSGVKFRGDLEQRFLLVDCRTVVYGTYSYTWSFEKINVSMVLVITGQLVGSYDEEFRRLYARSTVPTILSREKVSVQYLRDVVALQSPNSSHLSLHQLHMQSKVTQGTWGARDDRFSNAAAMTRGLSVQERLHQSHCFDMGNLMRGHSYGGELQKLSPLTRLRMGTKDIGAHINPEKTRPNQRGGGDLLRPNRSSQHHLRHQNRYGADQSLIPFNSETSLNRWKIDTYFNDSGAPLDASCHAMPSMISPNGSHTGLNEHQTQVIHNRSRDIKSRLEEVRQKRLSLQDCTNLRHSQESLRSAYQEKTKYKQSLDRRKAVADSKPNAHNEHSRDPADHKDSERMKVADKTPPKGQRSASQCDGATAPDRKTMQAYDRHETPSGATSAADWDVPQNDPMPKLSHLQHPRTMSLTEIPEEKGEGLPVNSSDSAALKEGREEVCKKEKSVECSVPADSQLKDPDGGGLDSISKAGKSSVPATRERKKSTSNEVQTVSKILNPFAGSQPSLADKSGQVEKKKVSGQEPLLQRKHSLRMKVSSLLSQDEKKVHKKEEKSLQRKASLRSHASRAERSAETGQSPSLSQSQSSLGGPAEAERQKYPFLRLTPQRSSSKRKPSPSGEPAQGAPGAKAAEKQRVYSRFEYLLSSDGLPLEGDGRSSQNRQDSTHQSAADNKLGRFMQRVGNLIGKNK, encoded by the exons ATGGAGTCCAACCTGTCGTGCCTGTCTTCGCTGAAAGAAGACACCAATCCGCTGTACGTCCAGCCGCATTACCGAGAGTCCTACCGCCTGGCCATTTACGCGCTGCTCTGCGGGGGCAAGGAGGCCTACGAGGAGTTCCTCCGCGCCGAGCAGATCGGCCACTTCCTGTCCGAGGAGGAGATCCTCTACGTCTTCCAGCATGCGGAGCTGCCGGCGGCGGACGACCCCCCTCCCGCCGGCGGTAAGCAGGTGGAGGACCGGGCCGGCCCCTCCACCTACTTCCCGACGGAGTCGGACGAGGAGGTGCCCGACCTGGAGCTGGGCTGGCCCCAGGTGGCGCTGGGGAGCGAGGACACCAGCATCAGCCTGCTGTTCAACCCGCCCCGACGGAACACGCCGACCATCAAAGAGGTGGTGCGCAAGCAGATCCAGGAGGCGAGGCAG GTCATCGCCATAGCGATGGACGTCTTCACCGACCTGGATATTTTTAAAGAGATCATCTCTGCCGCGCTGAGGGGAGTGATGGTCTACATCCTCCTGGACGATTCCAAGTTCAGGAGCTTCCTCACCATGTCACAAAGGGTGGGCATCAACGTCCAAGACTTCAAG AACATCCGTGTTCGGACGGTTTGTGGGCAGCGGTATCAGTGTCAGTCCGGGGTGAAGTTTCGGGGAGATTTGGAGCAAAGATTTCTTCTGGTGGACTGTCGAACAGTTGTGTATGGAACATACAG ctACACATGGTCCTTTGAGAAGATCAATGTCAGCATGGTCCTAGTGATCACTGGTCAGCTGGTCGGCTCTTACGACGAGGAGTTCCGCAGACTGTACGCCCGCTCCACGGTTCCCACCATCCTCTCCAGGGAGAAGGTGTCCGTCCAGTACCTCAGAGACGTCGTGGCCCTGCAGAGCCCCAATTCCAGCCACCTCTCCCTGCACCAACTTCACATGCAATCAAAAGTGACGCAGGGCACGTGGGGCGCTCGGGACGACCGGTTCAGCAATGCCGCTGCGATGACCCGGGGGCTGAGCGTGCAGGAGAGGCTGCACCAGTCGCACTGTTTCGACATGGGGAACCTGATGAGGGGGCACAGCTATGGCGGAGAACTGCAGAAGTTGAGCCCCCTGACTCGACTGAGGATGGGGACCAAGGACATCGGAGCACACATTAATCCAGAGAAGACGCGACCCAACCAAAGAGGGGGCGGCGACCTACTGAGACCCAACAGGTCTTCTCAGCACCACCTCAGGCACCAGAACCGCTACGGAGCAGACCAGAGCCTGATCCCGTTCAACTCTGAAACCTCCCTCAACAGGTGGAAGATAGACACGTACTTCAACGACAGCGGCGCGCCTCTGGATGCGTCGTGCCACGCCATGCCATCGATGATATCGCCGAACGGGAGCCACACGGGCCTGAACGAGCATCAGACGCAGGTGATCCACAACAGGTCGAGGGACATTAAGTCCAGGCTGGAAGAAGTGAGGCAGAAAAGGCTTAGTCTGCAGGACTGCACCAATCTCAGGCACAGCCAAGAGTCCCTGAGGTCTGCTTACCAGGAAAAGACCAAATATAAGCAGAGTTTGGACAGGAGGAAGGCTGTGGCAGACTCGAAGCCAAATGCGCACAACGAGCACAGCAGGGATCCGGCCGACCACAAAGACAGCGAACGGATGAAGGTAGCGGACAAAACTCCTCCCAAAGGGCAGCGCTCTGCCTCCCAATGCGACGGGGCCACAGCTCCAGATCGCAAGACAATGCAGGCGTACGACCGGCACGAGACTCCCTCCGGGGCGACCTCGGCCGCTGATTGGGACGTTCCACAAAATGATCCGATGCCCAAGCTCTCTCATCTCCAACACCCAAGGACGATGTCCTTAACCGAGATtccggaggagaagggggagggctTACCCGTCAACAGTTCAGACTCGGCTGCGTTGAAAGAAGGACGTGAGGAggtttgcaaaaaagaaaaatctgttgAGTGCAGCGTACCCGCAGACTCACAGCTCAAGGATCCGGACGGAGGAGGCCTCGACTCCATCAGCAAGGCGGGAAAAAGCTCCGTCCCTGCTACCCGGGAAAGGAAGAAATCCACATCCAATGAAGTACAAACTGTCTCGAAAATCTTAAACCCTTTTGCAGGATCTCAGCCCTCACTGGCAGATAAAAGTGGTCAGGTGGAAAAGAAGAAAGTCTCGGGCCAGGAGCCACTGCTTCAAAGGAAGcattccctgaggatgaaagtCTCGTCGCTGCTTTCGCAAGACGAAAAGAAAGTGCACAAGAAAGAGGAGAAGTCCCTCCAAAGAAAGGCCTCGCTGAGATCCCACGCGTCCCGCGCCGAGCGATCGGCTGAGACGGGCCAATCGCCGAGCCTCTCCCAGTCGCAAAGCTCTCTCGGCGGCCCGGCAGAGGCCGAGAGGCAGAAGTATCCGTTCCTGAGGCTGACTCCTCAGCGCTCCTCCAGCAAAAGGAAGCCGAGCCCCTCCGGGGAGCCGGCGCAAGGCGCCCCAGGAGCCAAGGCAGCCGAGAAACAGAGGGTCTACAGTCGATTCGAGTATTTGCTCAGTTCCGACGGTCTTCCTCTGGAGGGTGATGGGCGCTCCTCCCAGAACAGGCAGGACTCCACGCATCAGAGCGCCGCCGACAACAAACTGGGACGCTTCATGCAACGAGTAGGAAATCTAATAGGCAAGAACAAGTGA
- the lgsn gene encoding lengsin gives MNDSEDFQSGGKDQTDGSRMSLQGTRKGVKVTAKHAHRVDWASRRGGPSIVHPPSSTPLPPHTPTLICIAPLPHRPPEPADDPALDEPASGEDWTTEGSSQTGVSFGDSGVHRQTMEELKTMLRDSHLLSPRGRDDWKPGSRYTCLHGSSSGGGGGGRPCARQDNESPGGTFSTFKPQSDASRRGARSGDGTSIQQPSAVDSSSSVRADNNTNRQPGVGDNTYASGGSWGETGAPHTDNGNETVEIFGNQKFMTAMEQIKQQIARENINFVRFEATDLHGVSRSKTVPVRFFHEKAVYGVPMPRSYLELTLSPTSNEVDNANAANFSSDVLLIPDLSTFRVLPWAEQTARVICDPCTVKGSPLRTSPRLIAKQLLGQLQSLGFSLHSSFTYECCVLGAPDRIGPKTLLFPATTLLGNHDLPFFQQLLDSMYCMGADVDSIASASGPGQMEINLRPEFGIAAADSAFTFRTGIKEMARKHSYIASFFADEGLYNAGVLSHSLWDANGRQSLFVSGNKAAELSEIGRKWLAGLLAHSAALSCLMSPGLSCRSHMAKTIKDPKRMLYATCGCNDNSTSFNIKCHGGRETHIDNKLGSAMANPYIVLAATVAAGLDGIRRNLHFDGGLDKAPNQQRDFAVPVKLDDALEALGEDHVICSTLGEPFVQYFIAMKKFEIETQELDDERNKCLEYFI, from the exons atgaatgacTCTGAAGATTTCCAG AGTGGAGGCAAGGACCAAACCGACGGCTCGAGGATGAGCCTGCAGGGCACCAGGAAGGGGGTGAAAGTGACGGCGAAACACGCGCACCGTGTGGACTGGGCCAGCCGAAGAGGAGGTCCATCCATCGTCCACCCGCCCTCCAGCACCCCTTTACCTCCACACACCCCCACCTTGATCTGCATTGCCCCCCTGCCTCACAGGCCCCCGGAGCCGGCCGATGATCCCGCATTGGACGAACCTGCCTCCGGGGAGGATTGGACCACGGAGGGGTCCTCTCAAACCGGCGTGTCCTTCGGGGATTCGGGAGTCCACCGGCAGAccatggaggagctgaagaccaTGCTGAGGGACAGTCATCTGCTCAGCCCCCGGGGAAGAGACGACTGGAAGCCAGGGAGTCGTTACACCTGCCTGCACgggagcagcagcggcggcggaggcggcggaAGGCCATGCGCACGTCAGGACAACGAGAGCCCCGGCGGGACGTTCAGCACCTTCAAACCCCAGTCTGACGCTTCCAGAAGGGGGGCCAGGTCCGGGGACGGCACGTCTATTCAGCAGCCTTCCGCCGTGGATTCATCCAGCTCAGTCAGGGCCGATAACAACACAAATAGGCAGCCTGGAGTTGGGGACAACACATATGCAAGCGGCGGCTCCTGGGGAGAGACTGGAGCTCCTCACACGG ATAACGGAAACGAGACTGTGGAGATCTTTGGGAACCAGAAGTTCATGACAGCCATGGAGCAAATCAAGCAGCAGATTGCCAGAGAAAACATCAACTTTGTCCGCTTTGAGGCAACCGACCTCCACGGGGTGTCCAGGTCCAAGACTGTGCCAGTCCGCTTCTTCCAT GAGAAAGCGGTGTACGGGGTACCGATGCCGAGGAGCTACTTGGAGCTCACCCTGAGCCCCACGAGCAACGAGGTAGACAACGCCAACGCCGCCAACTTCAGCAGTGACGTCCTTCTGATCCCCGACCTTTCGACCTTCAGAGTTTTACCCTGGGCGGAGCAGACCGCCCGGGTCATCTGCGACCCCTGCACTGTGAAGGGAAGCCCCCTTCGCACTTCTCCTCGCCTCATCGCCAAGCAGCTCCTCGGCCAGTTGCAGAGCCTGGGGTTCTCTCTGCACTCGTCCTTCACCTACGAGTGCTGCGTCCTGGGAGCGCCGGACCGGATCGGACCCAAGACCCTTCTGTTCCCGGCCACCACCCTGCTGGGCAACCACGACCTGCCTTTCttccagcagctgctggacaGCATGTACTGCATGGGCGCCGACGTGGACAGCATCGCGTCTGCCAGCGGCCCCGGCCAGATGGAGATCAACTTGAGGCCGGAGTTCGGGATCGCCGCCGCCGACAGCGCCTTCACCTTCCGCACCGGCATCAAAGAGATGGCTCGCAAGCACAGCTACATCGCCAGCTTCTTCGCCGATGAAGGGCTGTACAACGCCGGGGTGCTCTCTCACAGCCTGTGGGACGCCAACGGGCGACAGAGCCTCTTCGTCAGCGGGAACAAGGCCGCCGAGCTATCCGAGATCGGCAGGAAGTGGCTGGCCGGGCTCCTCGCCCACTCCGCCGCCCTGAGCTGCCTGATGTCGCCCGGCCTCAGCTGCAGGAGCCACATGGCCAAGACGATCAAAGACCCCAAGCGAATGCTGTACGCCACGTGCGGCTGCAACGACAACAGCACCTCCTTCAACATCAAGTGTCACGGTGGGAGGGAGACGCACATCGATAACAAGCTGGGCTCGGCGATGGCCAACCCTTACATCGTGCTGGCTGCCACCGTGGCCGCGGGACTGGACGGCATCCGGCGGAACCTGCATTTCGACGGCGGTCTTGACAAAGCGCCCAACCAGCAGAGGGACTTTGCCGTCCCCGTGAAGCTGGACGACGCTCTGGAGGCCCTGGGGGAGGACCACGTCATCTGCAGCACCCTCGGAGAGCCGTTTGTTCAGTATTTCATCGCCATGAAAAAGTTTGAGATTGAGACTCAAGAGCTGGACGATGAGAGGAACAAGTGCCTGGAATATTTCATCTAG
- the ptp4a1 gene encoding protein tyrosine phosphatase type IVA 1 isoform X1: MARMNRPAPVEITYKNMRFLITHNPTNATLNKFIEELKKYGVTTVVRVCEATYDATLVVKEGIQVLDWPFDDGAPPSNQIVDDWLNLLKLKFREEPGCCVAVHCVAGLGRAPVLVALALIECGMKYEDAVQFIRQKRRGAFNSKQLFYLEKYRPKMRLRFKDSNGHRNTCCIQ, from the exons ATGGCTCGTATGAACAGACCGGCCCCTGTGGAGATCACCTACAAAAACATGAGGTTCctcattacccacaatcccaCCAACGCCACCCTGAACAAGTTCATCGAG GAGCTGAAGAAGTACGGAGTGACCACCGTCGTGCGAGTTTGTGAGGCCACTTATGACGCCACTCTGGTGGTGAAAGAAGGGATCCAAGTCCTG gATTGGCCGTTCGATGACGGAGCTCCTCCCTCCAACCAGATCGTGGACGATTGGCTGAACCTGCTGAAGCTGAAGTTCAGGGAGGAGCCGGGCTGCTGCGTGGCGGTGCACTGTGTGGCCGGTCTGGGCAG agCCCCGGTTCTGGTCGCGCTCGCCCTGATCGAATGTGGGATGAAATATGAAGACGCTGTCCAGTTCATACGACA gaagcgCCGCGGAGCGTTCAACAGCAAGCAGCTGTTCTACCTGGAGAAATATCGTCCAAAGATGCGCCTGCGCTTCAAAGATTCCAACGGCCATCGCAATACCTGCTGCATCCAGTAG
- the ptp4a1 gene encoding protein tyrosine phosphatase type IVA 1 isoform X2, with amino-acid sequence MIKLQSSMSKHIPELKKYGVTTVVRVCEATYDATLVVKEGIQVLDWPFDDGAPPSNQIVDDWLNLLKLKFREEPGCCVAVHCVAGLGRAPVLVALALIECGMKYEDAVQFIRQKRRGAFNSKQLFYLEKYRPKMRLRFKDSNGHRNTCCIQ; translated from the exons ATGATTAAGCTACAATCTTCAATGAGTAAGCATATCCCA GAGCTGAAGAAGTACGGAGTGACCACCGTCGTGCGAGTTTGTGAGGCCACTTATGACGCCACTCTGGTGGTGAAAGAAGGGATCCAAGTCCTG gATTGGCCGTTCGATGACGGAGCTCCTCCCTCCAACCAGATCGTGGACGATTGGCTGAACCTGCTGAAGCTGAAGTTCAGGGAGGAGCCGGGCTGCTGCGTGGCGGTGCACTGTGTGGCCGGTCTGGGCAG agCCCCGGTTCTGGTCGCGCTCGCCCTGATCGAATGTGGGATGAAATATGAAGACGCTGTCCAGTTCATACGACA gaagcgCCGCGGAGCGTTCAACAGCAAGCAGCTGTTCTACCTGGAGAAATATCGTCCAAAGATGCGCCTGCGCTTCAAAGATTCCAACGGCCATCGCAATACCTGCTGCATCCAGTAG